The Peromyscus maniculatus bairdii isolate BWxNUB_F1_BW_parent chromosome 6, HU_Pman_BW_mat_3.1, whole genome shotgun sequence genome has a segment encoding these proteins:
- the Ahcyl1 gene encoding S-adenosylhomocysteine hydrolase-like protein 1 isoform X1: MSMPDAMPLPGVGEELKQAKEIEDAEKYSFMATVTKAPKKQIQFADDMQEFTKFPTKTGRRSLSRSISQSSTDSYSSAASYTDSSDDEVSPREKQQTNSKGSSNFCVKNIKQAEFGRREIEIAEQDMSALISLRKRAQGEKPLAGAKIVGCTHITAQTAVLIETLCALGAQCRWSACNIYSTQNEVAAALAEAGVAVFAWKGESEDDFWWCIDRCVNMDGWQANMILDDGGDLTHWVYKKYPNVFKKIRGIVEESVTGVHRLYQLSKAGKLCVPAMNVNDSVTKQKFDNLYCCRESILDGLKRTTDVMFGGKQVVVCGYGEVGKGCCAALKALGAIVYITEIDPICALQACMDGFRVVKLNEVIRQVDVVITCTGNKNVVTREHLDRMKNSCIVCNMGHSNTEIDVTSLRTPELTWERVRSQVDHVIWPDGKRVVLLAEGRLLNLSCSTVPTFVLSITATTQALALIELYNAPEGRYKQDVYLLPKKMDEYVASLHLPSFDAHLTELTDDQAKYLGLNKNGPFKPNYYR; this comes from the exons CAAATCCAGTTTGCTGATGACATGCAGGAGTTCACCAAATTCCCAACTAAGACTGGCCGGAGATCTTTGTCTCGCTCCATCTCACAGTCCTCCACAGACAGCTACAGTTCGG CTGCATCCTACACAGACAGCTCTGATGATGAGGTTTCCCCCCGAGAGAAGCAGCAAACCAACTCGAAGGGCAGCAGCAATTTCTGTGTGAAGAACATCAAGCAGGCAGAGTTTGGACGCCGGGAGATTGAGATTGCAGAGCAAG ACATGTCTGCTCTGATTTCACTCAGGAAACGTGCTCAGGGAGAGAAGCCTTTGGCTGGTGCTAAAATAGTGGGCTGTACACACATCACGGCCCAGACAGCG GTCTTGATTGAGACACTTTGTGCCCTGGGGGCCCAGTGCCGCTGGTCTGCTTGCAACATCTATTCAACTCAAAATGAAGTAGCTGCAGCACTGGCTGAAGCTG GAGTTGCAGTGTTTGCTTGGAAGGGCGAGTCCGAAGATGATTTCTGGTGGTGCATTGACCGCTGTGTCAACATGGATGGGTGGCAAGCCAACATG ATCCTGGATGATGGGGGAGACTTAACCCACTGGGTTTATAAGAAGTATCCAAACGTGTTTAAGAAGATCCGAGGCATTGTGGAAGAGAGCGTGACTGGTGTTCACAG GCTGTATCAGCTCTCCAAAGCTGGGAAGCTCTGTGTTCCAGCCATGAATGTCAATGATTCTGTTACCAAACAGAAGTTTGATAACTTGTACTGCTGCCGAGAGTCCATTTTGGATGG CCTGAAGAGGACCACAGATGTGATGTTTGGTGGGAAACAAGTGGTGGTGTGTGGTTACGGTGAG GTAGGAAAGGGCTGCTGTGCCGCTCTCAAGGCCCTTGGAGCAATTGTCTACATCACAGAAATTGACCCCATCTGTGCTCTGCAGGCCTG catGGATGGCTTCAGGGTGGTGAAGCTAAATGAGGTCATCCGGCAGGTGGATGTTGTAATAACTTGCACAG GAAACAAGAATGTAGTGACACGGGAGCACTTGGACCGAATGAAAAATAGTTGCATCGTATGCAACATGGGCCACTCCAACACGGAAATCGATGTG acCAGCCTCCGCACTCCAGAGCTAACATGGGAGCGAGTACGTTCTCAGGTGGACCATGTCATTTGGCCTGATGGCAAACGGGTCGTCCTTCTTGCAGAG gGTCGTTTACTCAATTTGAGCTGCTCCACCGTTCCCACCTTTGTTCTCTCCATCACAGCTACAACACAG GCTTTGGCACTCATAGAACTCTATAATGCACCGGAGGGACGCTACAAACAGGATGTGTACTTACTTCCTAAGAAAATGG ATGAGTATGTTGCCAGCCTGCACCTGCCGTCATTCGATGCCCACCTGACAGAGCTGACAGATGACCAAGCCAAGTATCTGGGACTCAACAAAAATGGGCCATTCAAACCTAATTATTACAGGTAA
- the Ahcyl1 gene encoding S-adenosylhomocysteine hydrolase-like protein 1 isoform X2, with translation MSMPDAMPLPGVGEELKQAKEIEDAEKYSFMATVTKAPKKQIQFADDMQEFTKFPTKTGRRSLSRSISQSSTDSYSSAASYTDSSDDEVSPREKQQTNSKGSSNFCVKNIKQAEFGRREIEIAEQDMSALISLRKRAQGEKPLAGAKIVGCTHITAQTAVLIETLCALGAQCRWSACNIYSTQNEVAAALAEAGVAVFAWKGESEDDFWWCIDRCVNMDGWQANMILDDGGDLTHWVYKKYPNVFKKIRGIVEESVTGVHRLYQLSKAGKLCVPAMNVNDSVTKQKFDNLYCCRESILDGLKRTTDVMFGGKQVVVCGYGEVGKGCCAALKALGAIVYITEIDPICALQACMDGFRVVKLNEVIRQVDVVITCTGNKNVVTREHLDRMKNSCIVCNMGHSNTEIDVTSLRTPELTWERVRSQVDHVIWPDGKRVVLLAEGRLLNLSCSTVPTFVLSITATTQALALIELYNAPEGRYKQDVYLLPKKMDEYVASLHLPSFDAHLTELTDDQAKYLGLNKNGPFKPNYYRY, from the exons CAAATCCAGTTTGCTGATGACATGCAGGAGTTCACCAAATTCCCAACTAAGACTGGCCGGAGATCTTTGTCTCGCTCCATCTCACAGTCCTCCACAGACAGCTACAGTTCGG CTGCATCCTACACAGACAGCTCTGATGATGAGGTTTCCCCCCGAGAGAAGCAGCAAACCAACTCGAAGGGCAGCAGCAATTTCTGTGTGAAGAACATCAAGCAGGCAGAGTTTGGACGCCGGGAGATTGAGATTGCAGAGCAAG ACATGTCTGCTCTGATTTCACTCAGGAAACGTGCTCAGGGAGAGAAGCCTTTGGCTGGTGCTAAAATAGTGGGCTGTACACACATCACGGCCCAGACAGCG GTCTTGATTGAGACACTTTGTGCCCTGGGGGCCCAGTGCCGCTGGTCTGCTTGCAACATCTATTCAACTCAAAATGAAGTAGCTGCAGCACTGGCTGAAGCTG GAGTTGCAGTGTTTGCTTGGAAGGGCGAGTCCGAAGATGATTTCTGGTGGTGCATTGACCGCTGTGTCAACATGGATGGGTGGCAAGCCAACATG ATCCTGGATGATGGGGGAGACTTAACCCACTGGGTTTATAAGAAGTATCCAAACGTGTTTAAGAAGATCCGAGGCATTGTGGAAGAGAGCGTGACTGGTGTTCACAG GCTGTATCAGCTCTCCAAAGCTGGGAAGCTCTGTGTTCCAGCCATGAATGTCAATGATTCTGTTACCAAACAGAAGTTTGATAACTTGTACTGCTGCCGAGAGTCCATTTTGGATGG CCTGAAGAGGACCACAGATGTGATGTTTGGTGGGAAACAAGTGGTGGTGTGTGGTTACGGTGAG GTAGGAAAGGGCTGCTGTGCCGCTCTCAAGGCCCTTGGAGCAATTGTCTACATCACAGAAATTGACCCCATCTGTGCTCTGCAGGCCTG catGGATGGCTTCAGGGTGGTGAAGCTAAATGAGGTCATCCGGCAGGTGGATGTTGTAATAACTTGCACAG GAAACAAGAATGTAGTGACACGGGAGCACTTGGACCGAATGAAAAATAGTTGCATCGTATGCAACATGGGCCACTCCAACACGGAAATCGATGTG acCAGCCTCCGCACTCCAGAGCTAACATGGGAGCGAGTACGTTCTCAGGTGGACCATGTCATTTGGCCTGATGGCAAACGGGTCGTCCTTCTTGCAGAG gGTCGTTTACTCAATTTGAGCTGCTCCACCGTTCCCACCTTTGTTCTCTCCATCACAGCTACAACACAG GCTTTGGCACTCATAGAACTCTATAATGCACCGGAGGGACGCTACAAACAGGATGTGTACTTACTTCCTAAGAAAATGG ATGAGTATGTTGCCAGCCTGCACCTGCCGTCATTCGATGCCCACCTGACAGAGCTGACAGATGACCAAGCCAAGTATCTGGGACTCAACAAAAATGGGCCATTCAAACCTAATTATTACAG aTACTAA